A window of the Trichoderma asperellum chromosome 4, complete sequence genome harbors these coding sequences:
- the CCP1 gene encoding heme peroxidase (TransMembrane:1 (i47-65o)~CAZy:AA2) translates to MASSARQFARVATRTTTRSFVAAPRQAFRQQGRRFYSSEAEKKPNPVVYLGLAAATAGLGIWYFTSGASASPSSFVPTQAHYQQVYNDIASRLEVEDYDDGSYGPVLVRLAWHASGTYDKETKTGGSNGATMRFAPESGHGANAGLIAARDFCEPIKAKYPWISYSDLWILAGVCAIQEMLGPVVPFRPGRRDNDAAACTPDGRLPDASQGAKHLRDIFYRMGFNDQEIVALSGGHAIGRCHSTRSGYEGPWTFSPTVVTNDFYRLLLEEKWPQKKWDGPKQYEDKTTKTLMMLPTDLVLVQDKAFKPWVEKYAADNDLFFKDFSAVLVKLFELGVPFPEGSENNRWTFKTTNA, encoded by the exons ATGGCCTCCTCTGCCCGTCAGTTTGCCCGCGTGGCAACCCGCACCACAACCCGCTCCTTCGTTGCCGCCCCTCGACAGGCTTTCCGCCAGCAGGGCCGCCGCTTCTACTCATCtgaggccgagaagaagcccaACCCCGTTGTCTACCTCGGtctcgctgccgccaccgcTGGTCTCGGTATCTGGTACTTCACCTCTggtgcctctgcctctcccagCAGCTTCGTTCCCACCCAAGCCCACTACCAGCAGGTCTACAACGACATCGCCAGCCGCCTGGAGGTCGAGGACTATGACGATGGCAGCTACGGCCCCGTCCTGGTTCGTCTCGCATGGCACGCCAGCGGCACCTATGACAAGGAGACCAAGACCGGTGGCAGCAACGGTGCCACCATGCGATTTGCTCCCGAGAGCGGACACGGTGCCAATGCCGGTCTGATTGCTGCTCGTGACTTCTGTGAGCCTATCAAGG CCAAGTACCCCTGGATCAGCTACTCCGATCTCTGGATCCTTGCCGGTGTCTGCGCCATCCAGGAGATGCTGGGACCCGTCGTCCCTTTCCGACCCGGCCGTCGCGATAACGACGCTGCTGCCTGCACTCCCGATGGTCGTCTGCCCGACGCCAGCCAGGGCGCCAAGCACCTGCGTGACATCTTCTACCGCATGGGCTTTAACGACCAGGAGATTGTCGCCCTCAGCGGTGGCCACGCCATTGGCCGATGCCACTCTACCCGATCTGGTTATGAGGGCCCTTGGACCTTCTCCCCTACTGTTGTGACCAACGACTTCTACCGCCTCCTTCTCGAGGAGAAGTGGCCCCAGAAGAAGTGGGACGGCCCCAAGCAGTATGAGGACAAGACCACCAAGACCCTCATGATGCTTCCCACCGATCTTGTCCTTGTTCAGGACAAGGCTTTCAAGCCTTGGGTTGAGAAGTACGCTGCTGACAACGACCTGTTCTTCAAGGACTTCTCCGCCGTTCTCGTTAAGTTGTTCGAGCTCGGTGTTCCTTTCCCCGAGGGCAGCGAGAACAACCGATGGACCTTCAAGACTACCAACGCTTAA
- a CDS encoding uncharacterized protein (SECRETED:SignalP(1-20)), with amino-acid sequence MHHKRLACALMGAMAAVATAESDVTQLTGETFNDFIKANDLVLAEFFAPWCGHCKALAPEYEEAATTLKEKNIKLAKIDCVDEADLCKEHGIEGYPTLKVFRGLEQVTPYTGQRKAAGITSYMVKQSLPAVSVLTKDTVEDFKTADKVVLVAYIAADDKASNETFTSVADELRDTYLFGGVNDAAVAEAEGVKFPSIVLYKSFDEGKNVFTDKFDAEAIKSFAQVAATPLVGEVGPETYAGYMSAGIPLAYIFAETPEERDALSKTLKPIAEKYKGKINFATIDASSFGSHAGNINLKTDKFPAFAIHDIEKNHKFPFDQEKELKEKDVAKFVDDFAAGKIEPSIKSEPIPETQDDAVYTVVAHTYNDIVLDDTKDVLIEFYAPWCGHCKALAPKYEELADLYAKSEFKDKVVVAKVDATNNDVPDEIQGFPTIKLYPAGDKKNPVTYSGARTIEDFIKFIEENGKYKATVKVPEPPVEETASEEKKAEDNHDEL; translated from the exons ATGCATCATAAGCGTCTTGCTTGTGCCCTGATGGGCGCCATGGCCGCCGTGGCCACCGCCGAATCTGATGTCACCCAGTTGACCGGCGAGACTTTCAACGACTTCATCAAGGCCAATGATCTCGTCCTCGCAGAGT TCTTCGCTCCCTGGTGCGGCCACTGCAAGGCTCTCGCCCCCGAGTATGAGGAAGCTGCCACTAcactcaaggagaagaacatCAAGCTTGCCAAGATCGACTGTGTCGACGAGGCTGATCTCTGCAAGGAGCACGGCATCGAGGGCTACCCCACCCTCAAGGTCTTCCGTGGCCTTGAACAGGTCACTCCTTACACTGGTCAGCGCAAGGCCGCTGGCATTACCTCATACATGGTGAAGCAATCACTTCCCGCTGTCTCTGTCCTGACCAAGGACACTGTTGAGGACTTCAAGACCGCCGACAAGGTTGTCTTGGTCGCCTACATCGCTGCTGATGACAAGGCTTCCAACGAGACCTTTACCTCTGTTGCCGACGAGCTGCGTGACACCTATCTCTTCGGTGGCGTCAacgatgctgctgttgctgaggctgagggcGTCAAGTTCCCCTCCATCGTCCTCTACAAGTCCTTTGATGAGGGCAAGAACGTTTTCACCGACAAGTTCGACGCTGAGGCCATCAAGTCATTCGCACAGGTTGCTGCCACCCCGCTCGTCGGCGAGGTTGGCCCCGAGACCTATGCAGGATACATGTCTGCCGGTATCCCTCTGGCTTACATCTTCGCCGAGACCCCTGAGGAGCGTGATGCACTCAGCAAGACCCTCAAGCCCATCGCTGAGAAGTACAAGGGCAAGATCAACTTCGCTACCATCGACGCCAGCAGCTTCGGCTCCCACGCCGGCAACATCAACCTCAAGACCGACAAGTTCCCTGCCTTTGCCATCCACGACATTGAGAAGAACCACAAGTTCCCCTTCGACCAGGAGAAGGagctgaaggagaaggacGTCGCCAAATTTGTTGACGACTTTGCCGCTGGCAAGATTGAGCCCAGCATCAAGTCTGAGCCCATTCCCGAGACCCAGGACGACGCTGTCTACACTGTCGTTGCCCACACCTACAACGACATTGTCCTTGACGACACCAAGGATGTCCTCATTGAGTTCTACGCTCCCTGGTGCGGTCACTGCAAGGCTCTTGCCCCCAAGTACGAGGAGCTTGCCGACCTGTACGCCAAGAGCGAGTTCAAGGACAAGGTGGTTGTTGCCAAGGTCGACGCTACCAACAACGACGTCCCTGATGAAATCCAGGGCTTCCCCACCATCAAGCTCTACCCCGCCGGTGACAAGAAGAACCCTGTCACCTACAGCGGCGCCCGCACCATCGAGGACTTCATTAAGTTCATTGAGGAGAACGGCAAGTACAAGGCCACTGTCAAGGTCCCCGAGCCTCCTGTTGAGGAGACTGCCtccgaggagaagaaggctgaggaCAATCACGATGAGCTgtaa
- a CDS encoding uncharacterized protein (EggNog:ENOG41~TransMembrane:2 (i61-81o120-139i)) yields MHRRNNPRRSLLKARNPPCPQTGGVCDDIGPRDLNSRGRSHTPSPSTRNHTHSLFRRKPRIAISLATRFAMFAAASSRILASGARRVVTSSRGFHASAQRLNDAAPLPARKPMGAFRGGLFGFLFGSVLAGGAVYSYVLQEYKASNELLTEDIYVRLSSLPALGELGISTCSTTSSSLFNHLCYNSKGRMKQIIANKTINQTLQASVTRLTNHVKILEEKIQQKRK; encoded by the exons ATGCACCGCCGGAACAACCCGCGCCGTTCCCTGCTAAAAGCCCGTAACCCGCCATGTCCGCAAACTGGGGGCGTCTGTGATGATATTGGACCTCGAGACCTTAATAGCCGCGGCAGATCCCATACTCCAAGCCCATCAACTAGAAACCATACTCAT TCCCTCTTTCGCCGCAAGCCTCGAATTGCCATTTCCCTCGCCACACGATTCGCCATGTTCGCCGCCGCATCATCAAGAATACTCGCCAGCGGCGCTCGCCGTGTCGTGACTTCGTCGCGCGGCTTCCATGCCTCAGCCCAGCGCCTGAACGATGCTGCCCCACTGCCGGCGAGAAAGCCCATGGGTGCCTTCAGAGGAGG TCTTTTCGGCTTCCTGTTTGGAAGCGTCTTGGCCGGCGGTGCTGTATACAGCTACGTCCTGCAGGAGTACAAGGCGTCCAACGAGCTCCTTACCGAGGACATTTACGTACGTTTATCTAGCCTACCTGCCCTGGGCGAGCTTGGCATTTCGACATGCTCCACGACCTCAAGCTCCCTATTCAACCACCTTTGCTACAACTCTAAAGGCCGTATGAAACAAATAATAGCTAACAAGACCATAAACCAGACTCTCCAAGCCTCCGTCACCCGCCTGACAAACCACGTCAAGATCCTCGAGGAGAAGATCcaacagaagagaaaataa
- the THS1 gene encoding threonyl-tRNA synthetase, whose product MSSEKADAPKAAEGAPAQSLPSRPAKQPKEKKAGGGKASLELPALPDFIQHRIAIFDKIKARRDAEIAAKPREEITISMPNGKEEKGISWETTPGAIARGISKSLFERTVISMVDGELWDLTRPLEKSCKLELIDFENEEGKKVFWHSSAHVLGEAAERRFGCYLCNGPPTTDPPGFYYDMANMENQVVQEEDKKALESLANSIIKEKQPFERLEMTKDELLEMFNYSKYKEYFINQRVPDGTLSTVYRCGPLIDLCRGPHVPTTGNIKAFTVLKNSAAYWLGNSANESVQRISGVSFPDKKQLEEYKTFLEEAAKRNHRKIGLEQKLFFFDEASPGSTFFLPHGTRIYNALLELIRGEYKKRAFDEVISPNVYKSDLWKTSGHWGHYAENMFTFDVEKETYGLKPMNCPGHCRIFAHSDVTYKDLPWRMADFGVLHRNEFSGALSGLTRVRRFQQDDAHIFCTVDQIRDEIEGAFDFLYSVYGLFGFSFKLKLSTRPEKYIGEVAIWDMAEGKLKEALDNFTKKIDSKWEENPGDGAFYGPKIDITVYDALRREHQCGTIQLDFNLPQRFKLRYVAAKDESSANQNSNDPELPVGYARPVMIHRAVLGSFERMFGILTEHFAGKWPFWLSPRQVLVVPVMPAVNDYAKELQAIYQEKGIYIDVDLSSDTFQKKIRTGQLKQYNFIFVVGAEEASSRTVNIRNRDDQSTQSKGALIPVDEALEKLLALKVERRLVNSI is encoded by the exons ATGTCTTCCGAGAAAGCTGATGCCCCAAAGGCGGCAGAGGGCGCGCCCGCCCAGAGCCTGCCTTCGCGACCTGCGAAGCAgcccaaggagaagaaggctggcggcggcaaggCCTCACTTGAG CTCCCTGCCCTGCCCGACTTCATCCAACACCGTATTGCCATCTTCgacaagatcaaggccaGGCGAGACGCCGAGATTGCTG CCAAGCCCCGCGAGGAAATCACCATTTCCATGCCCAATggcaaggaggagaagggtaTCTCATGGGAGACCACCCCCGGAGCCATTGCCAGGGGTATTTCGAAGTCACTGTTCGAACGCACCGTCATCTCAATGGTCGATGGAGAGCTGTGGGATCTTACGAGACCGCTTGAGAAGAGCTgcaagctggagctgattGATTTCGAGAATGAGGAGG GCAAGAAGGTCTTCTGGCACTCTTCGGCTCACGTCCTCGGCGAGGCTGCTGAGAGGCGATTCGGCTGCTACCTCTGCAACGGTCCCCCTACCACCGACCCCCCTGGATTCTACTACGATATGGCCAACATGGAGAA CCAAGTCGTTCAGGAGGAGGACAAGAAGGCCTTGGAATCTCTGGCCAACTCCATTatcaaggagaagcagcccTTTGAGCGTTTGGAAATGACCAAGGATGAGCTCCTCGAAATGTTCAACTACAGCAAGTACAAGGAGTATTTCATCAACCAGCGAGTTCCTGACGGTACTCTGAGCACTGTCTACCGATGCGGTCCTCTTATCGATTTGTGCAGAGGTCCTCATGTTCCTACTACCGGAAACATTAAGGCGTTCACCGTCCTCAAG AACTCTGCCGCATACTGGCTCGGCAACAGCGCCAACGAATCTGTTCAGCGAATTTCTGGTGTTTCATTCCCTGATaagaagcagcttgaggAGTACAAGACATTCCTTGAAGAGGCTGCGAAGCGCAACCACCGAAAGATTGGCCTGGAGCAAAAGCTGTTCTTCTTCGACGAGGCTTCTCCTGGTtccaccttcttcttgccacaCGGCACCAGAATCTACAATGCTCTGTTGGAGTTGATCCGGGGCGAGTACAAGAAGAGAGCTTTTGATGAAGTCATCAGCCCCAATGTTTACAAGTCTGACCTGTGGAAGACCTCCGGCCATTGGGGACACTACGCTGAAAACATGTTTACCTTTGATGTTGAGAAGGAGACATACGGTCTGAAGCCGATGAACTGCCCTGGACACTGCAGAATCTTTGCCCACTCAGATGTCACTTACAAGGATCTGCCATGGAGGATGGCTGACTTTGGTGTTCTTCACCGAAATGAGTTCTCTGGAGCTCTCTCCGGACTCACTCGTGTGCGCCGTTTCCAGCAGGATGATGCTCACATCTTCTGCACGGTCGACCAG ATTCGTGATGAGATTGAGGGCGCTTTCGACTTCCTATACAGCGTCTACGGACTGTTTGGTTTCTCCTTCAAGTTGAAGCTCTCGACTCGTCCCGAGAAGTACATTGGTGAGGTCGCCATCTGGGATATGGCTGAGGGCAAGCTCAAGGAGGCCCTGGATAACTTCACCAAGAAGATTGATTCCAAGTGGGAGGAGAACCCCGGCGATGGTGCATTCTATGGCCCCAAGATTGATATCACCGTGTACGATGCCCTGCGACGAGAGCACCAGTGCGGTACGATCCAGCTCGACTTCAACCTTCCCCAGCGATTCAAGCTGCGTTATGTCGCTGCCAAGGACGAGAGCAGCGCCAACCAGAACAGCAACGATCCCGAGTTGCCAGTTGGCTATGCTCGACCTGTCATGATCCATAGAGCCGTGCTGGGTAGCTTCGAGCGAATGTTTGGTATTCTCACCGAGCACTTTGCCGGCAAGTGGCCATTCTGGCTGAGCCCTCGCCAAGTCCTGGTTGTTCCTGTGATGCCCGCAGTAAACGACTACGCCAAGGAGCTTCAAGCCATCTACCAGGAGAAGGGTATCTACATTGACGTTGATCTGAGCAGCGACACTTTCCAGAAGAAGATCCGCACTGGACAGCTGAAGCAGTACAACTTCATCTTTG TCGTCGGAGCCGAGGAAGCCAGCTCACGCACCGTCAACATCCGAAACAGAGATGACCAGAGCACACAGAGCAAGGGAGCTCTGATCCCCGTGGATGAGGCACtagagaagctgctcgcCTTGAAGGTGGAGAGGAGACTTGTCAATTCCATCTAA
- a CDS encoding uncharacterized protein (EggNog:ENOG41), whose protein sequence is MGSIGTSSNLDNTPAPGVPFYTPAQNPPAGTPVDKASAPTLFQPLRMRSVELHNRIVVSPMCQYSADNGHLTDYHLVHLGQLALHGPGLIIVEATAVEPRGRISPQDSGLWQDSQIAPLRRVTDFIHSQGVKAAIQIAHAGRKASTLAPWIGGTANKTVADESVGGWPNDVVGPSAIPFHDDHAHPKELTTQEIKGLVQKFAEAAKRAVEAGFDVIEIHGAHGYLINEFLSPLSNKRTDEYGGSFENRIRFVREVTEAVRAVIPETMPLWLRVSGTEWMEWAGQPSWTVEETTKLAKLVPSWGIDVLDISSGGNSFEQQFPDSKSFQIDIGRTVRKALRAEGINLTIGSVGFITDAQIAHDVVQEGPEAAADLALVARQFLREPEWVLRVAHELKVAVKWPNQYSRAGPRTDFGKKY, encoded by the exons ATGGGCAGCATCGGAACCAGCAGCAACCTGGACAACACTCCCGCTCCTGGGGTGCCCTTCTACACTCCTGCTCAGAATCCTCCGGCCGGCACTCCTGTAGACAAGGCGTCGGCCCCGACTCTCTTCCAGCCGCTGCGCATGCGCTCCGTCGAGCTGCACAACCGCATCGTCGTGTCTCCCATGTGCCAGTACAGCGCCGACAATGGCCACCTGACCGACTATCACCTGGTGCACCTCGGCCAGCTGGCGCTGCACGGCCCTGGCCTCATCATCGTTGAAGCCACTGCCGTTGAGCCCCGCGGCCGAATTTCCCCTCAGGACTCTGGTTTGTGGCAGGATTCCCAGATCGCCCCTCTGCGCCGGGTCACCGACTTCATCCACAGCCAGGGCGTCAAGGCTGCCATTCAGATTGCCCACGCCGGTCGCAAGGCGAGCACTCTTGCTCCCTGGATTGGCGGCACTGCAAACAAGACGGTGGCCGATGAGAGCGTTGGCGGATGGCCAAACGACGTGGTTGGCCCCAGCGCGATTCCCTTCCATGACGACCACGCTCACCCCAAGGAATTGACCACTCAGGAGATCAAGGGACTTGTCCAGAAGTTtgctgaggctgccaagCGCGCTGTCGAGGCTGGATTTGATGTCATTGAGATCCACGGTGCTCACGGATACCTGATTAACGAATTCCTGTCGCCTCTGAGCAAC AAACGAACTGACGAGTACGGCGGAAGCTTTGAGAACCGCATTCGCTTCGTCCGTGAAGTCACCGAGGCCGTCCGCGCCGTCATCCCCGAGACCATGCCCCTCTGGCTGCGAGTCTCCGGCACCGAGTGGATGGAGTGGGCCGGCCAGCCCTCGTGGACCGTGGAGGAAACCACCAAGCTCGCCAAGCTGGTCCCCTCATGGGGCATCGACGTCCTGGAcatcagcagcggcggcaacagCTTCGAGCAGCAGTTCCCCGACTCCAAGTCTTTCCAGATCGACATTGGGCGCACCGTGCGCAAGGCCCTCCGCGCCGAGGGCATCAACCTCACCATCGGATCCGTTGGCTTCATCACCGATGCCCAGATCGCCCACGACGTCGTTCAGGAGGGCCCCGAGGCTGCGGCCGACTTGGCCTTGGTGGCAAGGCAGTTCCTGCGAGAGCCTGAGTGGGTGCTGAGAGTGGCACACGAGCTCAAGGTGGCTGTAAAGTGGCCGAACCAGTACTCAAGAGCTGGGCCGCGAACGGACTTTGGCAAGAAGTATTAA